From Pseudoalteromonas rubra, one genomic window encodes:
- a CDS encoding LysR family transcriptional regulator, translating to MIERTDIQWLLSFAAVYEKLSFKQAAQHRQLPTSNISRHVALLEQHLNTRLLERTTRKMRPTAAGKQLYQTLKPLIQTMDDALTEVSQHNDALSGHLNLVTPDLPVLATLIADFCHQHPDIQLSCDTQLNPTEGMLEGLDLVVRFGRGTLEDSGWIAQALLHLPSCVVGAPELLHRHAHVHSLDTLSKVPCITSLTVLQGTPWRFKHNKTLYVQSSYKVNSGHMAKAAAIRGLGFAILPRHMCEAELEAGTLSELTLDHAPEDLVLYAFYSGRKYPQKKVTALLSHLKTGLSELMDTPAK from the coding sequence ATGATCGAAAGGACCGATATTCAGTGGCTATTGAGCTTTGCCGCAGTCTATGAAAAGTTAAGCTTTAAGCAGGCTGCACAGCATCGCCAGCTGCCCACATCTAATATCAGCCGCCATGTGGCCCTGCTGGAGCAACACTTAAATACCCGGCTGCTGGAGCGAACAACGCGAAAAATGCGCCCGACAGCGGCAGGCAAACAACTTTATCAAACACTTAAGCCGCTCATTCAAACAATGGATGATGCACTGACAGAGGTGTCTCAGCACAATGATGCGTTGTCTGGCCACCTCAACCTGGTCACACCAGATTTGCCAGTACTGGCAACGCTTATTGCCGATTTCTGCCACCAACACCCTGATATACAACTCAGTTGTGACACACAATTAAATCCCACTGAAGGCATGCTGGAGGGATTAGATCTGGTTGTGCGCTTTGGCCGGGGCACACTGGAGGACTCGGGCTGGATAGCGCAAGCCCTTCTGCACCTGCCCAGCTGTGTTGTGGGTGCTCCTGAGCTGCTGCACCGTCATGCCCATGTGCACTCGCTGGATACACTCAGTAAAGTGCCCTGTATTACCAGCCTGACCGTGCTACAAGGTACCCCGTGGCGATTCAAACACAATAAAACCTTGTATGTGCAATCCAGTTATAAAGTGAATAGTGGTCACATGGCCAAGGCCGCCGCAATCCGGGGACTGGGCTTTGCCATTTTGCCACGGCATATGTGCGAGGCAGAGCTGGAGGCTGGCACTTTAAGTGAGCTCACGTTAGACCATGCGCCGGAAGACCTGGTGTTATATGCGTTTTACTCAGGTCGCAAATACCCTCAGAAAAAAGTCACTGCGCTCTTATCACACCTTAAAACAGGGTTAAGTGAGCTGATGGATACACCGGCAAAGTAA